The following are from one region of the Ferrimicrobium sp. genome:
- a CDS encoding ImmA/IrrE family metallo-endopeptidase, with protein sequence MSITITLLEDALRALAIEGEWEKYLKVQARFRTYSARNALLIARQCPSATQVAGYRTWQSLGRQVVKGSRAIKIVAPIKRDDGNVGFRTVSVFDLSQTAGATLPATPQLLIGEDKAGIFEALVAVAEHHGFVVSRGDLPDGINGLCSHLTRMITISATLPARHQVKTLAHELGHALLHGEAGVTRAIAEFEAESIAYLVCHAFDIESASYTFGYIMQWAGGPTQALDAILTSGERIRTTAEIIVDAAQNHLDRPLSQQVA encoded by the coding sequence ATGTCGATCACCATCACACTACTCGAAGATGCGCTGCGCGCGCTGGCCATCGAAGGTGAGTGGGAAAAGTACCTCAAGGTACAAGCACGCTTTCGTACCTACAGCGCTCGTAACGCACTCTTAATTGCGCGACAGTGCCCTAGCGCCACGCAAGTTGCTGGCTACCGCACCTGGCAATCTCTCGGCCGCCAGGTCGTGAAGGGTTCTCGAGCCATCAAAATCGTGGCGCCCATCAAGCGCGACGATGGCAACGTGGGTTTCCGTACCGTCTCAGTTTTTGACCTCAGCCAGACAGCGGGAGCCACCTTGCCTGCGACGCCCCAACTCCTCATCGGCGAGGACAAAGCTGGGATCTTCGAGGCCTTGGTAGCCGTGGCCGAGCATCATGGTTTTGTAGTGTCACGAGGCGACCTACCTGATGGCATCAATGGCCTCTGTTCACACCTCACCCGAATGATTACGATCTCAGCGACCCTCCCCGCGCGCCACCAAGTCAAAACGCTTGCACATGAACTCGGACACGCCCTCCTGCACGGAGAAGCGGGAGTGACTCGTGCAATCGCTGAATTCGAGGCCGAATCCATCGCCTATCTGGTCTGTCATGCCTTTGACATCGAGAGTGCGAGTTACACCTTTGGCTACATCATGCAGTGGGCTGGTGGACCCACCCAAGCACTCGATGCAATTCTTACTTCAGGCGAACGCATCCGCACCACCGCCGAGATCATCGTCGACGCAGCCCAAAACCACCTCGATCGCCCGCTCTCA